The following are encoded together in the Dama dama isolate Ldn47 chromosome 29, ASM3311817v1, whole genome shotgun sequence genome:
- the LOC133048520 gene encoding interferon alpha-1-like, with protein sequence MAPAWSLLLALLLLSCNAICSLGCHLPHTHSLANRRVLTLLRQLRRVSPSSCLQDRNDFAFPQEALGGSQLQRAQAISVLHEVTQHTFQLFSTQGSAAAWDQSLLDKLRTALDQQLTDLQACLRQEQGLQGAPLLKGDSSLALRKYFHRVTLYLQEKGHSPCAWEVVRAEVMRAFSSSTNLQERFRRKD encoded by the coding sequence ATGGCCCCAGCCTGGTCCTTACtcctggccctgctgctgctCAGCTGCAACGCCATCTGCTCTCTGGGCTGCCACCTGCCTCACACCCACAGCCTGGCCAACAGGAGGGTCCTGACGCTCCTGCGACAACTGAGGAGggtctccccttcctcctgcctgcaGGACAGGAATGACTTCGCATTCCCCCAGGAGGCGCTGGGTGGCAGCCAGTTGCAGAGGGCTCAAGCCATCTCTGTGCTCCACGAGGTGACCCAGCACACCTTCcagctcttcagcactcaggGCTCGGCCGCTGCGTGGGACCAGAGCCTCCTGGACAAGCTCCGCACTGCACTGGATCAGCAGCTCACTGACCTGCAAGCCTGTctgaggcaggagcaggggcTGCAAGGGGCTCCCCTGCTCAAGGGGGACTCCAGCCTGGCTCTGAGGAAATACTTCCACAGAGTCACTCTCTATCTGCAAGAGAAGGGACACAGCCCTTGTGCCTGGGAGGTTGTCAGAGCAGAAGTCATGAGAGCCTTCTCTTCCTCAACAAACTTGCAGGAGAGATTCCGGAGGAAGGACTGA